Below is a window of Oreochromis aureus strain Israel breed Guangdong linkage group 4, ZZ_aureus, whole genome shotgun sequence DNA.
TTGTGTCAGTCTTTTTGGTGTGTTGGTTCACTGTCTAGTTATTTTTAAGGTAtacttatcttccctgcttagcttctATGTCCTTGTCTAGTGTCATCTGACTCTAACCCTGAGAGAGCCTCTCATTCTTGttcttgttctctaaaacctaaagaagaACTCGTCCCTAAATTCTGGTCCCTAAATGCAATTGACACTCTATTCTCGATGAGAGGGCCAGGGTTCGGGAGAGCCCGAGTGTCCTGTAGGGACGTTTCCTGCTGGATACACCATGGACGGGAGGCAGAAGTGGCATGTCATGTGCCTAGCGGGACTGTCTATTGAGGACATTGAAGACATCTAGCTATTTGGAACCATGATAACGGGGCTCTTGCTGATCGGaactggcttggccctggcttatcgaaaaTTGAAGAAAGCGGTGacagctgttcaaaaccccacaaggctAGCCGCTATGACTGAAGGTCTGGGAAGAGCTGTAAGTACTCAGACTCTTCTTATTGAACGTAACATGGgaaagatcttggagaagctcccGGCTCTTCAACGGGAGATTGATACACCtggtgaccagtgatgagcATTAAGAACAGCTGTAAAAGTCAAATGCAGTCTGTTTGTCCTAAAACAACACAATCAACATCTTTCATGCGGCTACCCCCCCTACACGACAGCGCCAGCTGGACACTTAAAGGTCGATGCCGACAAGAACAAAACAGTTCTTCCCCGAGAAACGATAATTCACCGACTCTCTTGCCCGATCCCGCAAAGCCACCTACGTAGGCTGCGGACTGTTGATTTTCGCCTAATTGGGCAAAAGGACACTTTCTCAGGCTGAACACAGGACACACATTctcccacgcacacacacacatacactgccACTGATACGAattcacccccccaccccccaccccaccccacccttccCTGAATCCAGTGCCTCCCATCCGATGTGGACAGCGGCTCAGCTTTGGATGCACGATCGCGGCGTCCCAGATACAGCTATGCGCATTGGCCTATTCCccccctgttgcttgtcttgTGTTTCATGGTGTTAAGGTGGGAAGACATCTCTGCTTCTTGTGTGCTctgaagtttttgttttcttctcataCTGATTCCCTTTTGGGGACTAGTATGAGCAGTTTTTTTCTCCTCGATTGCCTTTTTGTGTTATACATTTCACTTTATGCCACCTAGTCTGACCTGTCTCccaaatgtgatgtttgtgtattgtatgtacgttCAGCAAGTTCCAATTTTCAATGCAGGCAACTGCAAGCGACAAATACaagcattcattcatttatgatTCAATAGTAAACTACAACTATCCAAGTTAAGACCAACAAAGACAGATATTTTTAGGAAGTTTTGGTGACTTAtctatatttttttcctgttcctggTATTTACCAATTCTTGGGGGAAACTTTCACTTTAACTGACACAAAAAGGAAGGTGTGGATCAAAACAACATACAGTAAACAATTAGTGGAACAAGTGTgtaaaactgaaatatataCTGATAATTGATTGGATAATCAAAACCATGATTATAACTCTCTTTTAAACTCTCTTATTTGAAGCAtacctaaaaaaaaattcatgacTGAATGAATTAACTATATTTAAAATCTTGTTCAACAGGAAAAAGATCAGTGATTTGGAGACAAACAAGAGGGAGCTGGTTGGTGTCTTTGGTAAAACTGGAGCTGGAAAGAGCTCTTTGATAAATGCCATCATCAAAGAGAAGAATCTTTTACCCTCAGGAAGTGTCAATGCCTGCACCTCAGTCATGATCAAAGTGGAGGCTAACACATACAGCTCAAAGTATGAAGCAGAAATTGAGTTCATCACAAAAGAGGTAAAATGAGCTATGaaagtttgatttttacttaaaACTATAATATGTGTTACACTTCAGTTATTGGGGTTAAAAGTTGGGTACATACCTCAATAAATGGCTTGTCGTCTATTTTTGTAGGAGTGGAACGAAGAGTTGTGGTCATTTCGTCAGTTTCTtgacaataataaaaatcagaaaaaggAAGACGATGATTATCATGACGCTGTTGAAAAGCTGTCAGCACTGTATGGAGACGACTGGAGAAAGTCCTTTGAAAACCTCATGGATCGCAAATATTTCAAAGAAATTCCAGAATTTCTCCAATCCAGGCGGAAGATTTTGACATGTGAATCAGTAAGACAAAAACTCTCATATTACTACTATAACAGACAGCCATGATAGACTACACACGGGATGCTGGGAAGGACACAAAGGTGAAACTAGGACAACCTGGACACAAAGAGGGAACTgaccaaataaacaaaagactAAGATCTAGAAACATAACTCACTTCAGAAAACAGAATGCAGCATAAATTCAAAAgtctaaaaaacacaaaacactgacaacagatCGAGTAATCGCAACAAAATAGTTCTTACTGAGATCCCATAATGACATGTAGACGATCAcatatgcagaaaaaaaatctgttcttGTCATAACTGTGGTTAACAGGACCCAAGACTGGTCCAGGTCCATTATGTagagcagtgtttcccaaccactctgagaaatgatcaggtgtgccctggaactacctgctctaattaaatgggttaCCAACTGctagtaaaacagaagaagaagaagaagaaattttaCAATAGTCATGCTGTGAGTGAGACAACGCAGCACATAATAAcgatagataaatatttgaaaagaaaaagtagtcaaGACCCTGGTCCTGGAGAAATTTCCAacccagatgaaggccctagcaAGACTAAGGCCTTCAGAAGAAAGCTAAAAAGGTATATTGGAGACAAACCGAACCAAATCCGCTATACCACTAGGTGAGCGGAAATattatcaatatgctttttttttttttgacatttttctttggtggtgtgccgtgtgatttatctgatgtgaaatatgtgccgtggctccaaaaggttggaAAACACTGATGTAGAGAAcgatttattaattttttttacatcgCAGTAAGAACACTTACCTCTTCACACAACAGTGATCAGTTCCTTGTTTCAACCTACTCTTACCCTTTTTAAATCTCTCTGTAGAAATTCACTGCTGagcaaagtcagcaaagatTGAATCAAAGTGACCACAAACTTTAGTAAATCAGTATCTGACAGTCAGTTGTGTCAGCAATGGCATAAAGTGGTGTAAAACCCTGACATTCAAAACATGGCAAGTTATCCGCTATAGTGAATAAGGGAGCGGTCTAAAGTGGCTTATTAATATCTCAAAGTGGTATAATAATTGAGATCAGGTAGTTTCTgctaatagtaataataactgTTGCGACCAAGAGTGTACTTAGTGTGattttaaatagaaaataaaaacttttaaataaatcataaaaatgtattttaattttggttttgaataataattaggCACTTTCTTGAAACTATCAAATGGTTGATTGTTCTAAAAAGGATTTCACATGACCTGATTTTTTTATGTCACTGACTTTTAATAGTTTTTGTAAAGCACTTGCATTGCGGACTGAAATTAAACTACaatgcttttattatttattgcagGCTAATGAACTCTCTGCAGAATTTGTCAAGTACACAAGAAGTGATTCAAAACAAGAAGAAAGTGATGAAGGAAAAACATGGTTTTGGCCACTAGTGAAGTGTGTGACTGTCAGGGTGCCAAACAGGCCTCTTCTCCAGCATGTCACACTTGTGGACCTTCCTGGAAATGGTGACTGTAACAAGAGCAGAGATCAGATGTGGAAAGGGGTAATTCACATTTACTGTTCTTTGCTTATACTGCGTTGTCTGTAAAGAGTCATCTTTCTATTAAGCACTGAGACATGTTATTCTCCTTTCAGATAGTTGGAGATTGTTCTACTGTGTGGATTGTGACTGAAATTAATCGAGCAGCATCAGACAAAGAGGCCTGGGGGATCCTGGAAAGTGTCAGTAGTTTGATTGGAAATGGTGGCGAATGTCAGCAAATTCATTTTATCTGCACCAAGTCTGATCTTCTTGATGATTCAGATGATCTGTAAGTACATTTTGAATGCTGATCAACTACAGGGTGTTTCCATGTAAGATCAACCCAGGctagaaaaaaagcaaagcacaGGGTTGAGCCTTCGTTGTAATGAATGCAGAACATTTGGGTCAAAAGCAGTCTCATAGGCAGATACAATTTTATAAAGTTTACTGAAGATGGTGGACTTAGTAATAaacagagagggaggggaagTCGAATTTCTTTGTTCTAGAGGGACTGTTTAGAAGGGTTAAAGAAAAATGAGCTGGCAGCAATCGCTTCAGTCTCAGGTCAGAACCCCTGCAAATGTTCGGAGGAACAAACAGGCAGAGTCCAGGAATAAAGTTGTCATTCTTTGTATTTCCAATTGAGAATGTGCCCGCAGGTGGGCGagagagcgtgtgtgtgtgtgtgtgtgtgtgtgtgtgtgtgtgtgtgtgtgtgtgtgtgtgtgtggtttctgtAGACAAAACATAATGATACAAACCAATTATAACTCAAATTACACAATAAACATAAAGATACAACTGAGGTGTACTCAAATGCAGTATGCCATATTTCTTCAGACTGGTTACATAAACTTAGTCAGACATTATGCATTAAGACACCGCATACAACTATGCACTGAAGGCAACTTTACACTGTTTATCATCTGGTACACAGAGCAGAGAACCAACAACACttttacttggtatcagatcggaaaggaaatcagtggtatgGCACATCTCTGAACTGAAGCTGCGGAAATACGGCTATGGTGCATTCAGGGGGTATGGGAAATCCCATACACAAACCTTACCCTTTTGCACAGGGACAGCAAGAGAGAAGAGGGCGAGCAATAACAGGAGagcaggaggagaaagagaTGCAACTGACTTCATGGCAGCTTTTATGTATGGTGCACATAATCTATGAGATTATAGGAAATCATGTATATCCTGGTCATTACAGTCAAGTAATTcaacaattttacattttaaagcaaAAGTACCATTACACTGTCCTTCAGCAACAAAGTTAAAGTAGTTgctgtgacaaaaaaaattgtaagCATGTCAGCGTGTGGTGATGTCATGATCCAAATAAAAGATGTTGGCCTTTCTACGAGTGCTTTAAGTATAAATGGTACCAGTCTTCAATATTTGcgagtttgttttttaaacagtcaaaataaatacattaaacaaataaagaCATATTATCATAAATGACTGGAGCTGCAAGGCAGACAACTGAAGCTTAATAGGTTTATTTAGAatgaaacaaatatataaaatgaactGGTGAATTAGTGGAGAGCACCACGCTAAGGtggtggtctgggagagagtacTCAATGACTGGCAGGGAGAAATTGGGAGTTGTTCTTACTCGGTTTAGAAACACGGCTGAGACGGAGTCTGTAGTGAtcaggtaagtattttggtGTGAGGCTCTGACAACCCAGGTTAGCAAGTAGGAGTGTGAGAGGATATTAGCCAGACCAGACGTTTAAAACTAGAATTCAACAAACTGGAGGACAACCACCATCAGACAGAGAAACATTGCCACAGCCAGTCTTTAAATACAATCTACATGTTAACAATGAGTTGCAGGTGTGCAACAGTCAGGGAAAGCTCAGCTTGGTAAGAAAGGGAGGTTTTACACATTTCACCAAAAAGgccaagaataaaacaaaaccacCCAGCCTGCCCCAGATTAATGATGGTGATGATAATAGTGATGATGGTAACAGTACATATTTGCACATTTCTTGTAGTTCATCAGCTGATATCCATGATCGAATAGTTAAAAGAAACATTCAAGCCAATGATGGAGTAAGGAAAGAATTCAACAAGAGAAGCAAGATTAAGGTGAGTTTTATAGGCTGACAGAAAATAATACAGACTCTCCACAGTTGCAAGGAtgctttaaaattaaataatttttcttcAGACACACTTCACTGATGACAGTTTCAAAGTGTTCACAGTGAGCTCCAAAGAGTTCCTAAAAGGGAAGCATCTAAGTCCAGAAGACACTGGTAGGTGAAGTCTCAGTGAACATGATGTTTTAGTTTGCAGTGACTgaaagataattatttaatttgaaTCAAAGTATgtaatgtcaaactgttgcaCTCAAACTTCTTCTCAACAGAAATACCCAAACTTAAAGGATTTTTGCAAGAGCTCAATGACTGTCACTCAGAGACAGTAAACTATGTGAATGGAGCTTATGGGATTCTGTCTTTGATTGAAGGTGCCAGGCGCAGAAAAGAGGTGAGGTCAAGTTATCTATGTGGAACAATATTTTACTGACAAATTTAAAACTTCAAATGTTTCCATAACTCTGACACCTAACAAAATTTTAGTTATCAAGATTTCTTGACAGGAactgactgaaaaaaatatcaaaatgatgaataaaaataaaaagttgtaTTTATGTTATTACTGCtttaatagaaaataaatatactgtTTTAATTTCAGGGTGTTGGAAAAGCAGATGATGTATGTAAAGTCCTTGAGaaaaacatgacagaaaaaCTTGATCAAGTGAAAAAAGCAGTTGAAAAAGCGATCAAGGATTTTGAACAGTGTCTTACAGAAGGGGTTAAAAATTCCAAAACCTctgatgaaaaactgaaatcgTTTTTGGACCGTGATGTATGTATTTGAATTATAATTAACACCAAAGCAACAGATTTTGCACTTTATACGAGCATGTGTT
It encodes the following:
- the LOC116333246 gene encoding nuclear GTPase SLIP-GC-like isoform X1; the encoded protein is MDDFVRNKLVEWGLSEWVGKFKDEQIDSESLCELDDQEINNLITKAGPRVKFKKNLKLLKEEKNTNQETVISFQCQQQHEDVADVVQCEEEHEEAADVVQVLPSTSDTGKRKPDLESDASRLQSPAKRQRQSMPGFEEPTILSNVKNIMAFVHSRLNEQDKLSAFLKKKISDLETNKRELVGVFGKTGAGKSSLINAIIKEKNLLPSGSVNACTSVMIKVEANTYSSKYEAEIEFITKEEWNEELWSFRQFLDNNKNQKKEDDDYHDAVEKLSALYGDDWRKSFENLMDRKYFKEIPEFLQSRRKILTCESANELSAEFVKYTRSDSKQEESDEGKTWFWPLVKCVTVRVPNRPLLQHVTLVDLPGNGDCNKSRDQMWKGIVGDCSTVWIVTEINRAASDKEAWGILESVSSLIGNGGECQQIHFICTKSDLLDDSDDLSSADIHDRIVKRNIQANDGVRKEFNKRSKIKTHFTDDSFKVFTVSSKEFLKGKHLSPEDTEIPKLKGFLQELNDCHSETVNYVNGAYGILSLIEGARRRKEGVGKADDVCKVLEKNMTEKLDQVKKAVEKAIKDFEQCLTEGVKNSKTSDEKLKSFLDRDKQPSFFKTLEAVVRKDGMHKTKKGEHINLNTVLASCLTDSIDEKFRKTFPNDVKGGYFDGVISRFSLDTNSLIQKYQDVKLQLIFLQTEEDKIKAKLNKIILKEKKIIYNSLTEAIEKNMKKCYEDARKISGNDALKKMRKTIETHVSLNRNMYEDAKETMLEKMDELMMIICKELKETMDHSIKLSLKASALSESLPDVSEHLETVQQHYNEVPVNSQRKRVKFDDNPKHLNIQ
- the LOC116333246 gene encoding nuclear GTPase SLIP-GC-like isoform X2 → MDDFVRNKLVEWGLSEWVGKFKDEQIDSESLCELDDQEINNLITKAGPRVKFKKNLKLLKEEKNTNQETVISFQCQQQHEDVADVVQCEEEHEEAADVVQVLPSTSDTGKRKPDLESDASRLQSPAKRQRQSMPGFEEPTILSNVKNIMAFVHSRLNEQDKLSAFLKKKISDLETNKRELVGVFGKTGAGKSSLINAIIKEKNLLPSGSVNACTSVMIKVEANTYSSKYEAEIEFITKEEWNEELWSFRQFLDNNKNQKKEDDDYHDAVEKLSALYGDDWRKSFENLMDRKYFKEIPEFLQSRRKILTCESANELSAEFVKYTRSDSKQEESDEGKTWFWPLVKCVTVRVPNRPLLQHVTLVDLPGNGDCNKSRDQMWKGIVGDCSTVWIVTEINRAASDKEAWGILESVSSLIGNGGECQQIHFICTKSDLLDDSDDLSSADIHDRIVKRNIQANDGVRKEFNKRSKIKTHFTDDSFKVFTVSSKEFLKGKHLSPEDTEIPKLKGFLQELNDCHSETVNYVNGAYGILSLIEGARRRKEGVGKADDVCKVLEKNMTEKLDQVKKAVEKAIKDFEQCLTEGVKNSKTSDEKLKSFLDRDKQPSFFKTLEAVVRKDGMHKTKKGEHINLNTVLASCLTDSIDEKFRKTFPNDVKGGYFDGVISRFSLDTNSLIQKYQDVKLQLIFLQTEEDKIKAKLNKIILKEKKIIYNSLTEAIEKNMKKCYEDARKISGNDALKKMRKTIETHVSLNRNMYEDAKETMLEKMDELMMIICKELKETMDHSIKLSLKASALSESLPDVSEHLETVQQHYNEGKSSQEREMTSQ
- the LOC116333246 gene encoding nuclear GTPase SLIP-GC-like isoform X5; translated protein: MGFLRVRSRVYNYVILASRAANRCEEEHEEAADVVQVLPSTSDTGKRKPDLESDASRLQSPAKRQRQSMPGFEEPTILSNVKNIMAFVHSRLNEQDKLSAFLKKKISDLETNKRELVGVFGKTGAGKSSLINAIIKEKNLLPSGSVNACTSVMIKVEANTYSSKYEAEIEFITKEEWNEELWSFRQFLDNNKNQKKEDDDYHDAVEKLSALYGDDWRKSFENLMDRKYFKEIPEFLQSRRKILTCESANELSAEFVKYTRSDSKQEESDEGKTWFWPLVKCVTVRVPNRPLLQHVTLVDLPGNGDCNKSRDQMWKGIVGDCSTVWIVTEINRAASDKEAWGILESVSSLIGNGGECQQIHFICTKSDLLDDSDDLSSADIHDRIVKRNIQANDGVRKEFNKRSKIKTHFTDDSFKVFTVSSKEFLKGKHLSPEDTEIPKLKGFLQELNDCHSETVNYVNGAYGILSLIEGARRRKEGVGKADDVCKVLEKNMTEKLDQVKKAVEKAIKDFEQCLTEGVKNSKTSDEKLKSFLDRDKQPSFFKTLEAVVRKDGMHKTKKGEHINLNTVLASCLTDSIDEKFRKTFPNDVKGGYFDGVISRFSLDTNSLIQKYQDVKLQLIFLQTEEDKIKAKLNKIILKEKKIIYNSLTEAIEKNMKKCYEDARKISGNDALKKMRKTIETHVSLNRNMYEDAKETMLEKMDELMMIICKELKETMDHSIKLSLKASALSESLPDVSEHLETVQQHYNEVPVNSQRKRVKFDDNPKHLNIQ
- the LOC116333246 gene encoding nuclear GTPase SLIP-GC-like isoform X3; this translates as MDDFVRNKLVEWGLSEWVGKFKDEQIDSESLCELDDQEINNLITKAGPRVKFKKNLKLLKEEKNTNQETVISFQCQQQHEDVADVVQCEEEHEEAADVVQVLPSTSDTGKRKPDLESDASRLQSPAKRQRQSMPGFEEPTILSNVKNIMAFVHSRLNEQDKLSAFLKKKISDLETNKRELVGVFGKTGAGKSSLINAIIKEKNLLPSGSVNACTSVMIKVEANTYSSKYEAEIEFITKEEWNEELWSFRQFLDNNKNQKKEDDDYHDAVEKLSALYGDDWRKSFENLMDRKYFKEIPEFLQSRRKILTCESANELSAEFVKYTRSDSKQEESDEGKTWFWPLVKCVTVRVPNRPLLQHVTLVDLPGNGDCNKSRDQMWKGIVGDCSTVWIVTEINRAASDKEAWGILESVSSLIGNGGECQQIHFICTKSDLLDDSDDLSSADIHDRIVKRNIQANDGVRKEFNKRSKIKTHFTDDSFKVFTVSSKEFLKGKHLSPEDTEIPKLKGFLQELNDCHSETVNYVNGAYGILSLIEGARRRKEGVGKADDVCKVLEKNMTEKLDQVKKAVEKAIKDFEQCLTEGVKNSKTSDEKLKSFLDRDKQPSFFKTLEAVVRKDGMHKTKKGEHINLNTVLASCLTDSIDEKFRKTFPNDVKGGYFDGVISRFSLDTNSLIQKYQDVKLQLIFLQTEEDKIKAKLNKIILKEKKIIYNSLTEAIEKNMKKCYEDARKISGNDALKKMRKTIETHVSLNRNMYEDAKETMLEKMDELMMIICKELKETMDHSIKLSLKASALSESLPDVSEHLETVQQHYNEDLLHTVTAET
- the LOC116333246 gene encoding nuclear GTPase SLIP-GC-like isoform X4, whose translation is MDDFVRNKLVEWGLSEWVGKFKDEQIDSESLCELDDQEINNLITKAGPRVKFKKNLKLLKVLPSTSDTGKRKPDLESDASRLQSPAKRQRQSMPGFEEPTILSNVKNIMAFVHSRLNEQDKLSAFLKKKISDLETNKRELVGVFGKTGAGKSSLINAIIKEKNLLPSGSVNACTSVMIKVEANTYSSKYEAEIEFITKEEWNEELWSFRQFLDNNKNQKKEDDDYHDAVEKLSALYGDDWRKSFENLMDRKYFKEIPEFLQSRRKILTCESANELSAEFVKYTRSDSKQEESDEGKTWFWPLVKCVTVRVPNRPLLQHVTLVDLPGNGDCNKSRDQMWKGIVGDCSTVWIVTEINRAASDKEAWGILESVSSLIGNGGECQQIHFICTKSDLLDDSDDLSSADIHDRIVKRNIQANDGVRKEFNKRSKIKTHFTDDSFKVFTVSSKEFLKGKHLSPEDTEIPKLKGFLQELNDCHSETVNYVNGAYGILSLIEGARRRKEGVGKADDVCKVLEKNMTEKLDQVKKAVEKAIKDFEQCLTEGVKNSKTSDEKLKSFLDRDKQPSFFKTLEAVVRKDGMHKTKKGEHINLNTVLASCLTDSIDEKFRKTFPNDVKGGYFDGVISRFSLDTNSLIQKYQDVKLQLIFLQTEEDKIKAKLNKIILKEKKIIYNSLTEAIEKNMKKCYEDARKISGNDALKKMRKTIETHVSLNRNMYEDAKETMLEKMDELMMIICKELKETMDHSIKLSLKASALSESLPDVSEHLETVQQHYNEVPVNSQRKRVKFDDNPKHLNIQ